A section of the Amycolatopsis sp. AA4 genome encodes:
- a CDS encoding dienelactone hydrolase family protein: protein MRFRTVLAASLLVTAVGVAPAAAETTFELPTPTGPHAIGERDVHLVDQARNRELMISVWYPARPGTGPKARYLPAQAASYFDQGAAPALGLPTGKVDWAAVETHARANAPAAGRWPVVVYSPGWASLRALGSATAEDLASRGYIVVTIDHTGEAPFVVFPDGRVVFSSQSKDLVAGMRTRVADVRFVLDQLPGIPGLGKAMDVSRLGLIGHSFGGDTAAEVSTVDSRVDAVADLDGWLAYDVDGKQLTRAGSDGVPRPVLLMGSSGSTSDGQARSHRTAPAWKSLWERTSAPKQDIALATAMHYSYTDVQWFLPKLAQRVPVDPKVRQTRIGTIDPRTSINVQRSAIAGFFGRYVS from the coding sequence ATGCGCTTCCGAACAGTCCTCGCCGCCTCCCTCCTCGTCACCGCCGTAGGGGTCGCGCCCGCCGCGGCGGAGACCACTTTCGAGCTGCCTACGCCAACCGGGCCGCACGCGATCGGCGAACGCGACGTCCACCTCGTTGACCAGGCGCGGAACCGGGAGCTGATGATCAGCGTCTGGTACCCCGCCCGGCCGGGCACCGGGCCGAAGGCGCGGTACCTGCCCGCTCAGGCCGCGTCGTACTTCGACCAGGGCGCGGCACCGGCGCTGGGCCTGCCGACCGGCAAGGTCGACTGGGCGGCCGTCGAGACGCATGCCCGGGCGAACGCGCCGGCAGCGGGGCGGTGGCCGGTGGTTGTCTACTCGCCGGGCTGGGCGTCGCTGCGGGCGCTGGGCAGCGCGACCGCCGAGGATCTCGCCAGCCGCGGGTATATCGTGGTGACCATCGACCACACCGGCGAGGCACCGTTCGTCGTGTTCCCCGACGGACGGGTGGTGTTCTCTTCGCAGAGCAAGGACCTGGTCGCCGGGATGCGGACGCGGGTCGCGGATGTCCGGTTCGTCCTGGACCAGCTGCCGGGGATTCCCGGGCTGGGCAAGGCAATGGACGTGAGCCGGCTCGGGTTGATCGGGCATTCGTTCGGCGGGGACACAGCGGCCGAAGTGTCCACCGTGGACTCCCGAGTGGACGCGGTGGCCGACCTGGACGGGTGGCTCGCCTACGACGTCGACGGCAAGCAGCTCACTCGCGCGGGCTCGGACGGGGTGCCGCGGCCGGTGCTGTTGATGGGCTCGTCCGGCAGCACCAGCGACGGCCAGGCGCGCAGCCATCGGACGGCACCGGCGTGGAAGTCGTTGTGGGAGCGCACTTCGGCACCGAAGCAGGACATCGCTCTGGCGACCGCGATGCACTACAGCTACACCGACGTCCAGTGGTTCCTTCCGAAGCTGGCGCAGCGGGTGCCGGTCGATCCGAAGGTGCGGCAGACGCGGATCGGGACGATTGATCCGCGGACGAGCATCAACGTGCAGCGGTCCGCGATCGCCGGGTTCTTCGGGCGTTATGTCTCGTGA
- a CDS encoding BTAD domain-containing putative transcriptional regulator — MSASGGVPAPEIQLLGPVRAWLGDRQLDLGSAHRRTVFAVLAFSANRTVSREVLIDAVWGDAPPASAQGSIYTYISGLRRVLEPGRRKGAESQLIASTGSGYSLCIEPEQIDVHRFSALRDLGNRLLAEGRRAEARSVLDEALAEWDGTPLHCLSGHYATAQRVRLEELRLATVERRAELAIDSGESAGLVTQLGELAAAHPFREPLHGLLMRALDSAGRRHEALTVYTELRERLVEASGTEPGPALRELYEKLLATEDSSAPAPAAKVPRFPLPVLPPRPATFVGRENELQLLREAVAGLGGGLGRSVWVKGEPGIGRTALLAETVALAHETGYPALFAAADSLDQGFALRPLLDALGVHPRASDLRRAELAVALAENPELDPVQGILGLVRQLCADGPLALVVDDLQWADETTLRVWQHLARETRRLPLLLVGASRPLPRSAALEALAADLSSGTTSLLCLDPLPDHDIRKIAAGLTGAPPNRMFSVLLGHAAGNPRYATEIVETLLANSMILLDGAHAIVDGNSCRSIPSPLGSRITLYLIFLSSSARDLLRWAALLGKEFSLADIAIATERAPTALVAAVEEALTAGVLVESGDLLAFRHPLLRRVLYEKTPAAMRVALHRQLAEALDGAGAGAERVAEQLAAAPAQVDPWMANWLVEHIGTVAAQSPRIAVDLLKQVVKQAVLPAEAREPLTATLARLLFWLGREPEAEARSVVARTKDSRQAAEMRWILAYIYYRRGEFAEASAEVRRTLADPKVPEMWRGRHETLRATIERFAVDHQAAAPDLSELGVLDGLDNDADLSTARRLAATRAVPGEMHLAGAVHYYWRGRWGEALAELDTVIRGGAETASYVLRSPGSALLVHGVGALIASHRDEPDEARAHLDAAARHQFPHGLEPNGGDYLLAARAQLAELEGDPDAALAALLPLLDQNYPPAARQQWLPDLARLAMQLGDQPHAFRALRLMGDTSGYDTPPSHTAATAHCRGLVTADPDAILGAATHYESAGRMLKHARASEDAAILLAEYRRLDEARTAFLAALTSYTSVGAAWDVRRAETRMQPYGIRRASPVRARAAGE; from the coding sequence ATGTCGGCATCCGGCGGCGTCCCGGCGCCGGAAATCCAGCTGCTCGGACCGGTGCGAGCCTGGCTCGGCGACCGGCAGCTCGACCTCGGTTCCGCTCATCGGCGCACAGTCTTCGCGGTGCTCGCGTTTTCGGCGAACCGCACCGTCTCCCGCGAAGTGCTCATCGACGCGGTGTGGGGCGACGCGCCCCCGGCCAGCGCGCAAGGGAGCATCTACACCTACATCTCCGGGCTGCGCCGCGTCCTCGAACCGGGCCGCCGCAAAGGCGCCGAATCGCAGCTGATCGCCTCGACCGGCTCCGGCTACTCGCTCTGCATCGAACCGGAGCAGATCGACGTCCACCGGTTCAGCGCGCTGCGCGACCTCGGCAACCGGCTGCTCGCCGAGGGACGCCGGGCCGAGGCGCGGAGCGTGCTCGACGAGGCTCTCGCGGAATGGGACGGCACGCCGCTGCACTGTCTCTCCGGGCATTACGCCACCGCGCAGCGGGTGCGGCTGGAGGAACTCCGGCTGGCGACCGTCGAACGCCGGGCCGAGTTGGCGATCGACTCGGGCGAGTCCGCTGGGCTCGTCACGCAGCTCGGCGAACTCGCCGCGGCGCATCCGTTCCGCGAGCCGCTGCACGGTCTGCTCATGCGAGCGCTCGACAGCGCGGGCCGCCGTCACGAGGCTCTCACCGTTTACACCGAACTGCGCGAGCGGCTGGTCGAAGCCTCCGGCACCGAGCCGGGGCCAGCGTTGCGAGAGCTGTACGAGAAGCTGCTGGCCACCGAGGATTCGTCCGCGCCCGCGCCAGCCGCGAAGGTCCCCCGCTTCCCGCTGCCGGTGCTGCCGCCGCGTCCGGCGACGTTTGTCGGACGGGAAAACGAGCTGCAGTTGCTCCGCGAGGCCGTCGCCGGTCTCGGCGGCGGCCTCGGCCGTTCCGTGTGGGTCAAGGGCGAACCGGGCATCGGCCGGACCGCGCTGCTGGCCGAAACCGTCGCGCTGGCACACGAAACCGGCTATCCCGCCCTGTTCGCCGCCGCGGATTCGCTTGACCAGGGCTTCGCGCTGCGACCGCTGCTGGACGCGCTCGGGGTGCACCCGCGCGCCTCGGACCTGCGCCGCGCGGAACTGGCAGTGGCGCTCGCCGAGAACCCGGAGCTGGACCCGGTTCAGGGCATTCTCGGGCTGGTTCGGCAGCTCTGCGCGGACGGACCGCTCGCGCTCGTGGTCGACGATCTGCAGTGGGCGGACGAAACCACGCTGCGGGTGTGGCAGCACCTCGCTCGCGAGACCCGGCGGCTGCCGCTCCTGCTCGTCGGCGCGAGCCGTCCGCTCCCCCGCTCGGCCGCGCTCGAAGCGCTGGCCGCGGACCTGTCGTCCGGCACGACCTCGCTGCTGTGCCTGGATCCGTTGCCGGACCACGACATCCGGAAGATCGCCGCCGGACTCACCGGCGCGCCGCCGAACCGGATGTTCTCGGTCCTGCTCGGCCACGCCGCCGGAAACCCGCGCTACGCCACGGAAATCGTCGAGACTCTGCTGGCCAATTCGATGATCCTGCTCGACGGCGCGCACGCGATCGTCGACGGCAACTCCTGCCGCTCGATCCCGTCGCCGCTCGGCTCGCGGATCACGCTGTACCTGATCTTCCTCTCCAGCTCGGCGCGCGACCTGTTGCGCTGGGCGGCCTTGCTGGGCAAGGAATTCTCGCTCGCCGACATCGCGATCGCCACCGAACGCGCGCCGACCGCCCTGGTCGCCGCCGTCGAGGAAGCGCTCACCGCGGGCGTGCTGGTCGAGTCCGGCGATCTGCTCGCGTTCCGGCATCCGTTGCTGCGCCGCGTGTTGTACGAAAAGACGCCGGCCGCGATGCGCGTCGCGTTGCACCGGCAGCTGGCCGAAGCGCTCGACGGAGCGGGTGCGGGCGCGGAACGCGTCGCCGAGCAACTGGCCGCCGCGCCCGCGCAGGTGGACCCGTGGATGGCGAACTGGCTGGTCGAGCACATCGGCACGGTCGCCGCGCAGTCGCCGCGGATCGCGGTCGACCTGCTGAAACAGGTGGTCAAACAGGCCGTGCTGCCCGCCGAGGCGCGCGAACCGCTCACCGCCACGCTCGCCCGGTTGCTGTTCTGGCTCGGCCGGGAACCGGAAGCGGAGGCGCGGTCGGTCGTCGCGCGCACCAAGGACAGCAGGCAGGCGGCGGAAATGCGCTGGATCCTCGCCTACATCTATTACCGCCGCGGCGAATTCGCCGAAGCATCCGCGGAAGTCCGCCGCACGCTGGCCGATCCGAAGGTGCCGGAGATGTGGCGCGGGCGGCACGAAACCCTGCGCGCGACCATCGAACGCTTCGCCGTAGACCATCAAGCGGCCGCCCCGGATCTGTCCGAACTCGGCGTGCTGGACGGACTCGACAACGACGCGGACCTGAGCACCGCGCGCCGGCTGGCCGCGACCCGGGCGGTGCCGGGGGAAATGCACCTGGCCGGCGCGGTGCACTACTACTGGCGCGGCCGCTGGGGCGAGGCGCTCGCCGAACTCGACACGGTGATCCGGGGCGGCGCGGAAACCGCGTCGTATGTGTTGCGCAGCCCGGGTTCGGCGTTGCTGGTGCACGGGGTCGGCGCGCTGATCGCGAGTCACCGGGACGAGCCGGACGAGGCGCGCGCGCATCTCGACGCGGCGGCCCGGCACCAGTTCCCGCACGGTCTCGAACCGAACGGCGGCGATTACCTCCTCGCCGCGCGCGCCCAACTCGCCGAGCTGGAAGGCGATCCGGACGCCGCTCTCGCCGCGCTTCTCCCGCTGCTGGACCAGAACTACCCGCCCGCGGCGCGCCAGCAATGGCTGCCCGACCTCGCCCGGCTCGCCATGCAGCTCGGCGACCAGCCGCACGCGTTCCGGGCGCTGCGGCTGATGGGCGACACCAGCGGATACGACACTCCGCCGTCGCACACCGCGGCGACCGCGCACTGCCGGGGCCTGGTCACCGCGGATCCGGACGCGATCCTCGGCGCGGCCACGCACTACGAGTCCGCCGGGCGGATGCTCAAACACGCCCGGGCCAGCGAGGACGCCGCGATCCTGCTCGCCGAGTACCGCCGTCTCGACGAGGCGCGCACGGCTTTCCTCGCGGCACTCACCAGCTACACCTCGGTCGGCGCGGCTTGGGACGTGCGGCGGGCCGAGACGCGGATGCAGCCGTACGGCATCCGGCGGGCCAGTCCGGTCCGCGCGCGTGCGGCAGGAGAGTGA
- a CDS encoding carbohydrate ABC transporter permease, which produces MIRRGRAGAWVYAVLVGLVAASLFPLYWSFVVSTRDNTAIGETSPLLLPGGHLFDNIQRVFTTVDFWLAIGNSLIVATTVMVSNVVLSSFAGFAFARLRFRGRNTLFFFVVGSAMVPAQLGVVPLYLVVSDFGWYGRLEAVIVPALVSAFGVFWMRQACEGSIDQDLVDAATVDGASILRTFWHVAVPALRPQATVLAMVTFLGAWNDYFWPLVVLDPAETPTVQVVLSQLASGYFTDYALMLTGATLGVLPVIVLFLLLGRNLVRSISTGLTRA; this is translated from the coding sequence CCGCTGTACTGGTCGTTCGTGGTGTCCACTCGGGACAACACGGCAATCGGCGAGACCTCTCCGCTGCTGCTGCCCGGCGGCCATCTCTTCGATAACATCCAGCGCGTCTTCACCACCGTCGACTTCTGGCTTGCGATCGGCAATTCGCTGATCGTCGCGACGACGGTGATGGTGTCCAATGTGGTCCTGTCCAGCTTCGCGGGCTTCGCCTTCGCCCGGCTCCGATTCCGCGGCCGCAACACGCTGTTCTTCTTCGTGGTCGGCTCGGCGATGGTGCCCGCGCAGCTGGGCGTGGTCCCGCTTTACCTGGTGGTGAGCGATTTCGGCTGGTACGGCCGCCTGGAGGCGGTGATCGTCCCTGCCCTGGTGAGCGCGTTCGGCGTGTTCTGGATGCGCCAGGCCTGCGAGGGCTCGATCGACCAGGACCTGGTGGACGCGGCCACTGTGGACGGAGCGTCGATCCTCCGCACGTTCTGGCACGTCGCGGTCCCGGCGCTCCGTCCACAAGCGACCGTCCTGGCGATGGTGACCTTCCTCGGCGCGTGGAACGACTACTTCTGGCCGCTGGTAGTCCTCGACCCGGCGGAAACGCCGACCGTGCAGGTGGTCCTGTCCCAGCTGGCCAGCGGCTACTTCACCGACTACGCCCTGATGCTGACCGGCGCGACGCTGGGCGTGCTGCCGGTGATCGTCCTGTTCCTGCTGCTCGGAAGGAACCTGGTGCGCAGCATCTCGACCGGCCTGACCCGGGCCTGA
- a CDS encoding BTAD domain-containing putative transcriptional regulator, protein MPGDLRVTALGPLRAWRGTTEISLGPARQRAVFAMLAVAAGRPVPRAELIAGVWGDSPPASVEGSVHTYISGLRRALEPERTRWSASTVLGSGPAGYTLDLAPEALDAARFEQHREDGIREAEAGAHNRAVAEFGAALKLWHGEALSGVPGNFAERHRAYLAELRLDTLDRAARSRLELGGHQEIIAELTALTAEYPLRESLRASLMLALYRSGRHSDALDVFQDVRHTLRAELGVEPGPGLRELHQRVLAEDPALDLPRPAVPEPVVRTPQDPLLGRETEVRELHQLLDDVRAGRGRAVWIEGEAGIGKSELLAHAFGEAGGLQVAWVAADELSMRFPLQVMHECLAIDPHSPDPRRARVALSSEEPGRRAGDPVLDSVDRLLALVDELCAESPLLLVVDDLQWADESSVLVWHRLSAAARQLPLLLVAATRPAPERPEMTQLRRGVETRDGIVLDLGPLGEDDVLCLLQRQIGADPGPRLRDLTGRAGGNPLYLKEMLDALVHSGAVEHLDGRADVPDPLRFEPPESIVAAVNRRLELLPEQTRHVLGWGAILGMEFAVGDIAAVLGQRPSDLLGPLETAVADNILLDAGTQLAFRLPLLRQTLYHHLPPETRAAQHRQAAEALAKIGAPVKRVAEQLVAVPSTVDPWVLDWLVEHQSAVSNRAPLIAVELLERALAVVEDDDPRREPLLVALVRVLFRLERSPEDLALQALEVARDPDNAAEMRHVVSAMRFRRGDVQLAVETLGNPAEDPGVPELWRVKGRHLLANFRRGGLDDLAVAEKNAHVARAEANGDGYLTAHALQTLWLVDSVRRHHTSALKHVDEAIAAVGDEHELADLHLDLLDNRVFTMQNLDRLDDANRTLQEAAEVTRRHSMPSGLQVSVAVHRYWEGRWDEALVELDTVTEDGPAITFFGLREPGAAALLLHGVAALIAARRGEHAQAAALLDAAEEHAPATSAERESFDFLLAAHALVAYQQGDLQKAITVFEPILNPTYAQMMLRHQWLPQFAQIALAAGDRAAAERALAVCVEEAEKELEPARAFAAAEWCRGLLGEDPEPVLRTAEHFRAVGRKPELASALEDSAVLLARVGRLDAAQAAFDEAASLYTELSAAWNLEHAEKRLQAVGVQRGASLTSARPERGWESLSTLEVRIARLVAAGRSNPEIATELRLPRRTVQAHVVRLLGKLNAPSRSELANAVARRTG, encoded by the coding sequence ATGCCAGGGGACTTGCGGGTGACAGCGCTCGGCCCGCTGCGCGCCTGGCGCGGGACGACCGAAATCTCGCTCGGACCCGCGCGGCAGCGGGCGGTCTTCGCCATGCTGGCGGTCGCAGCCGGACGGCCGGTGCCGCGCGCGGAGCTGATCGCGGGAGTCTGGGGCGATTCGCCGCCGGCCAGTGTCGAAGGCAGTGTGCACACCTACATTTCCGGGCTGCGCCGTGCGCTGGAGCCGGAACGCACCCGGTGGTCCGCGTCGACCGTGCTCGGGTCCGGCCCGGCGGGCTACACGCTCGACCTCGCGCCGGAAGCCCTGGACGCGGCGAGGTTCGAGCAGCACCGGGAAGACGGCATCCGCGAGGCCGAGGCCGGGGCGCACAACCGAGCGGTCGCCGAGTTCGGCGCCGCGCTCAAGCTTTGGCACGGCGAAGCGCTGTCCGGGGTGCCCGGCAATTTCGCCGAACGGCATCGCGCGTACCTGGCCGAGTTGCGGCTGGACACGCTGGACCGGGCTGCCCGCAGCCGGCTGGAGCTGGGCGGCCACCAGGAGATCATCGCCGAGCTGACCGCGCTCACCGCCGAATATCCGCTGCGCGAATCGCTGCGGGCCTCGCTGATGCTCGCGCTTTACCGCAGCGGTCGGCATTCCGACGCGCTCGACGTCTTCCAGGACGTGCGCCACACGCTCCGCGCCGAACTGGGCGTGGAGCCTGGACCAGGATTGCGCGAACTGCACCAGCGCGTGCTCGCCGAGGACCCGGCGCTGGACCTGCCGCGTCCCGCGGTGCCCGAGCCGGTCGTGCGGACGCCGCAGGATCCGTTGCTGGGCCGGGAAACCGAGGTCCGCGAGCTGCATCAGCTGCTCGACGACGTCCGGGCGGGCCGCGGCCGGGCGGTGTGGATCGAGGGCGAGGCCGGGATCGGGAAGTCGGAGCTGCTGGCGCACGCGTTCGGCGAAGCTGGCGGCCTGCAGGTCGCGTGGGTCGCCGCGGACGAGCTGAGCATGCGGTTCCCGTTGCAGGTGATGCACGAATGCCTGGCGATCGACCCGCATTCGCCGGATCCGCGCCGGGCGCGCGTCGCGTTGAGCAGCGAGGAACCGGGGCGGCGGGCCGGCGACCCGGTGCTCGATTCGGTGGACCGGCTGCTGGCGCTCGTCGACGAACTGTGCGCCGAATCGCCGTTGCTGCTCGTGGTCGACGACCTGCAGTGGGCGGATGAATCGAGCGTGCTGGTGTGGCATCGGCTGTCCGCGGCGGCCCGGCAGCTGCCGTTGCTGCTGGTCGCCGCGACGCGACCGGCCCCGGAGCGGCCGGAGATGACCCAGCTGCGCCGCGGCGTCGAGACGCGCGACGGGATCGTGCTCGACCTCGGCCCGCTCGGCGAGGACGACGTCCTGTGCCTGCTGCAGCGGCAGATCGGCGCGGATCCCGGGCCGCGGCTGCGCGACCTCACCGGGCGGGCTGGCGGCAATCCGTTGTACCTCAAGGAAATGCTGGACGCGCTGGTGCATTCGGGCGCGGTCGAGCATCTCGACGGACGCGCCGACGTCCCGGATCCGCTGCGCTTCGAGCCGCCGGAATCGATTGTCGCGGCGGTGAACCGGCGGCTGGAGCTGCTGCCCGAGCAGACCCGGCACGTGCTGGGCTGGGGCGCGATCCTCGGCATGGAGTTCGCGGTCGGCGACATCGCGGCGGTGCTCGGACAGCGTCCGTCGGATCTGCTCGGCCCGCTCGAAACGGCCGTGGCGGACAACATCCTGCTCGACGCCGGCACTCAGCTCGCGTTCCGGCTTCCGTTGCTGCGGCAGACGTTGTACCACCATCTGCCGCCGGAAACGCGAGCCGCGCAGCATCGGCAGGCGGCCGAAGCGCTGGCCAAGATCGGCGCGCCGGTCAAGCGGGTCGCCGAGCAGCTCGTGGCCGTTCCGTCCACTGTGGACCCGTGGGTGCTGGACTGGCTCGTGGAGCACCAGAGCGCCGTCTCGAACCGGGCCCCGCTGATCGCGGTCGAGCTGCTGGAACGCGCGCTGGCCGTGGTCGAGGACGACGATCCGCGCCGCGAGCCGTTGCTGGTCGCGCTGGTGCGGGTGTTGTTCCGGCTCGAACGGAGCCCGGAAGACCTTGCGCTGCAAGCACTTGAGGTGGCGCGCGATCCGGACAACGCGGCGGAGATGCGGCACGTCGTGTCCGCGATGCGGTTCCGCCGCGGCGACGTGCAGCTCGCGGTGGAGACGCTCGGAAATCCGGCGGAGGACCCCGGGGTGCCGGAGCTGTGGCGGGTCAAGGGCCGTCATCTGCTCGCGAACTTCCGGCGCGGCGGACTCGACGACCTCGCCGTCGCGGAGAAGAACGCGCACGTCGCGCGGGCCGAGGCGAACGGCGACGGCTATCTGACCGCGCACGCGCTGCAGACGTTGTGGCTGGTCGATTCCGTGCGGCGGCATCATACGAGCGCGCTGAAGCACGTGGACGAGGCGATCGCGGCCGTCGGTGACGAGCACGAACTGGCCGACCTGCACCTCGATCTGCTGGACAACCGGGTTTTCACGATGCAGAACCTCGACCGGCTGGACGACGCGAACCGCACGCTGCAGGAAGCCGCCGAGGTGACGCGGCGGCACAGCATGCCGAGCGGGTTGCAGGTTTCCGTTGCGGTGCACCGGTATTGGGAAGGCCGGTGGGACGAAGCGCTGGTGGAACTGGACACGGTGACCGAGGACGGTCCAGCGATCACCTTTTTCGGCCTTCGTGAACCGGGAGCGGCGGCGCTGCTGCTGCACGGGGTCGCGGCCCTCATCGCCGCGCGGCGGGGCGAGCACGCGCAGGCGGCCGCGTTGCTGGACGCGGCGGAGGAACACGCGCCCGCGACCAGTGCCGAGCGGGAAAGTTTCGACTTTTTGCTGGCCGCGCACGCGCTGGTCGCCTATCAGCAGGGTGATCTGCAGAAGGCGATCACGGTGTTCGAGCCGATTTTGAATCCGACTTACGCGCAGATGATGTTGCGGCATCAGTGGTTGCCGCAGTTCGCGCAGATCGCGTTGGCGGCGGGCGACCGGGCGGCGGCGGAGCGGGCGCTGGCGGTGTGTGTCGAAGAGGCGGAGAAGGAACTGGAACCGGCACGGGCGTTCGCGGCCGCGGAATGGTGCCGGGGATTGCTGGGCGAGGATCCGGAGCCGGTGCTGCGGACGGCGGAGCATTTCCGTGCGGTGGGGCGGAAACCCGAGTTGGCCAGCGCGTTGGAGGACTCGGCGGTGCTGCTGGCCCGGGTCGGTCGGCTGGACGCCGCGCAGGCCGCGTTCGACGAGGCGGCTTCGCTGTACACGGAGCTTTCGGCAGCCTGGAACCTGGAGCACGCGGAGAAGCGGTTGCAGGCGGTCGGCGTGCAGCGCGGGGCTTCGCTGACGTCGGCGCGGCCGGAGCGCGGCTGGGAGTCGCTGTCGACGCTGGAAGTCCGCATCGCCCGGCTGGTCGCGGCCGGCCGGTCGAATCCGGAGATCGCGACGGAACTGCGGCTGCCTCGGCGGACGGTGCAGGCGCACGTGGTGCGGTTGCTCGGGAAGCTGAACGCGCCGTCCCGCAGCGAGCTGGCGAACGCGGTGGCGCGCCGGACGGGGTGA
- a CDS encoding WXG100 family type VII secretion target — protein sequence MDPVPAGARFAAAIDAANACFGTVNSEMAALQASWRGEAAVRFGQAMNDWEQQFDRILASLADLVDVARAAAASSTVKCSNERVRCADHP from the coding sequence GTGGACCCGGTTCCGGCGGGGGCGAGGTTCGCGGCGGCGATCGACGCGGCGAACGCCTGTTTCGGCACGGTGAACAGCGAAATGGCGGCGCTGCAGGCATCGTGGCGCGGCGAGGCGGCGGTGCGGTTCGGCCAGGCGATGAACGATTGGGAGCAGCAGTTCGATCGCATTCTGGCAAGTCTGGCAGATCTCGTGGACGTCGCGCGCGCTGCGGCCGCGTCCAGCACCGTAAAGTGCTCAAATGAGCGCGTGCGGTGCGCCGATCACCCATGA